Proteins found in one Oreochromis niloticus isolate F11D_XX linkage group LG22, O_niloticus_UMD_NMBU, whole genome shotgun sequence genomic segment:
- the tmem200b gene encoding transmembrane protein 200A yields MKTKKSQAVRPSSPACQPKSRFTLRSRKKKERLIRGKLRIRSMPGAFLVLGVVVVVVGTALAVAGYWPYQISRSSILGAAEGESASESQTSGWSLGPKGFLSTASLIHSERMKLLGPVIMGVGLFILICANTVLYENRDRETQMLLAQMRSVICSVSAAVPSADLKEIAAANSMAKHYQWVSSLPAAHLNILCLQQLATSEPLLQSRSTVDQEHSMEGFYQQAVLQMEGLHHQESKPPSSAKASHSSSCNSSQTDFNAQLGAKCEERASCSSHTGPLVKTNVCLVSAGSMSTLGVDEVAVTAAQPRRCHSMSYRTNPYTKRTGRCMEREQIQANQLEVTRMEASSQVCVNVLGQVADSAEQTHQSWPRLDLGNGRRYLKLENKEDSVEKLLDQLEHQCSQGDTSFGSGPFQ; encoded by the coding sequence atgaagaccAAGAAATCTCAAGCAGTTAGGCCAAGCTCACCTGCCTGTCAACCAAAGTCTCGCTTCACCTTACGAAGTAGAAAGAAGAAGGAGAGGTTGATCCGAGGCAAGCTTCGCATCCGCTCCATGCCTGGAGCGTTCCTAGTGCTTGGCGTGGTTGTGGTGGTTGTTGGCACTGCTCTGGCTGTGGCAGGATACTGGCCCTATCAGATATCAAGGTCGTCCATCCTGGGAGCTGCAGAAGGGGAAAGCGCCTCTGAATCACAGACTTCTGGCTGGAGTCTGGGACCCAAGGGCTTCCTGTCCACAGCCAGTCTCATTCACAGTGAGAGGATGAAGCTGTTGGGACCAGTCATCATGGGGGTGGGTCTCTTCATCCTCATATGTGCCAACACTGTCCTGTACGAGAAcagggacagagagactcaGATGCTGCTGGCCCAGATGCGTAGTGTTATTTGCTCCGTGTCTGCGGCTGTGCCTTCAGCTGACCTTAAAGAAATAGCAGCAGCCAATTCAATGGCCAAACACTACCAGTGGGTTAGCAGTCTACCGGCTGCCCATCTCAACATTctctgtctgcagcagctgGCCACCTCTGAGCCTCTGCTCCAGAGCAGAAGCACCGTGGACCAGGAGCACAGCATGGAGGGCTTCTACCAGCAAGCTGTTCTTCAGATGGAAGGCCTCCACCACCAGGAGTCAAAGCCTCCGTCTTCCGCCAAAGCTTCCCACTCCAGCTCATGTAATTCCAGTCAGACTGACTTTAATGCACAGCTGGGTGCTAAATGTGAAGAGAGAGCCAGCTGCAGTTCACACACTGGCCCACTTGTTAAGACCAATGTGTGCCTGGTATCTGCAGGCTCCATGTCCACCTTAGGGGTGGATGAAGTGGCTGTCACAGCTGCTCAACCAAGGCGCTGCCACAGTATGAGCTACAGGACTAACCCTTATACAAAGCGAACGGGTAGGTGTATGGAGAGAGAGCAGATTCAGGCAAATCAGCTCGAAGTCACTCGTATGGAGGCAAGCTCACAGGTTTGTGTAAACGTTCTTGGACAGGTTGCCGATTCTGCAGAGCAGACTCACCAAAGCTGGCCTCGGCTAGATCTGGGCAACGGCAGACGATACCTGAAACTGGAGAACAAAGAAGACTCGGTGGAAAAACTGCTGGACCAGTTGGAGCACCAGTGCTCTCAGGGAGATACAAGTTTTGGATCTGGGCCTTTCCAGTGA